A genomic segment from Dermatobacter hominis encodes:
- the mreD gene encoding rod shape-determining protein MreD, which translates to MIEGSSLIRWVLLVTATLVLQIGLATQIRVAGVHPDLLLLVAICAGLVGGPSTGAGVGFACGLLFDLFLPGRFGVTALAYLLVGYGSGVAGDAVARPTRWISAGIVALASAAGTLVYAAIGQLLGQRSLSDPNLGAIVGIVAAFNALLAVPVLAVCRWAEPEDVRLRAR; encoded by the coding sequence GTGATCGAGGGCAGCTCCCTCATCCGGTGGGTCCTGCTCGTGACGGCCACGCTGGTGCTGCAGATCGGCCTGGCGACCCAGATCAGGGTCGCCGGCGTGCACCCCGACCTCCTCCTGCTGGTCGCGATCTGCGCCGGGCTGGTCGGCGGTCCGAGCACCGGCGCCGGCGTCGGGTTCGCCTGCGGGCTCCTCTTCGACCTGTTCCTGCCGGGGCGCTTCGGCGTGACGGCCCTGGCCTACCTGCTCGTCGGCTACGGGTCCGGCGTGGCCGGCGACGCCGTGGCCCGGCCGACGCGGTGGATCTCGGCGGGGATCGTCGCCCTGGCCAGCGCGGCGGGCACGCTCGTCTACGCCGCGATCGGCCAGTTGCTGGGACAGCGCTCATTGTCCGATCCCAACCTGGGCGCCATCGTCGGTATCGTCGCGGCGTTCAACGCGCTCTTGGCGGTCCCGGTCCTGGCCGTCTGCCGCTGGGCGGAACCGGAGGACGTGCGCCTCCGGGCGCGCTGA
- a CDS encoding rod shape-determining protein gives MARFNSSFLGRDMAVDLGTANTLVYVRGEGIVLCEPSVVAVQVKDGRAVAVGTEAKRMIGKTPAHIQAIRPLKDGVISDFEVCETMLRYFIQRVHNSRFSKPRMIICVPSGVTGVEQRAVQDAAEFAGARKPARIIEEPMAAAIGAGLPVHEPTGNMIVDIGGGTTEVAMISLGGVVTSQSVRVGGDELDDAIIQYIKKEYSLALGERTAEVVKMELGSAWELEQELQAEIRGRDLVTGLPKTIVTSTHEIREAIEEPVSSIVDAVKVTLDKTPPELAADVMERGIVLAGGGALLKGLPTRLAQETGMPIRIAPRPLEAVALGSGMALEEFPALEQAGLFSSHRD, from the coding sequence ATGGCACGGTTCAACTCGTCGTTCCTCGGCCGTGACATGGCGGTCGACCTGGGCACCGCCAACACGCTCGTCTACGTCCGCGGCGAGGGCATCGTGCTGTGCGAGCCGTCGGTCGTCGCGGTGCAGGTCAAGGACGGCCGGGCCGTGGCCGTCGGCACCGAGGCCAAGCGGATGATCGGCAAGACGCCGGCGCACATCCAGGCCATCCGCCCGCTGAAGGACGGCGTGATCTCGGACTTCGAGGTCTGCGAGACCATGCTCCGCTACTTCATCCAGCGGGTGCACAACAGCCGGTTCTCCAAGCCGCGGATGATCATCTGCGTGCCCTCCGGCGTCACGGGCGTCGAGCAGCGCGCCGTGCAGGACGCAGCCGAGTTCGCCGGGGCCCGCAAGCCCGCCCGCATCATCGAGGAGCCGATGGCGGCCGCGATCGGCGCCGGGCTCCCGGTCCACGAGCCGACCGGCAACATGATCGTCGACATCGGCGGCGGCACCACCGAGGTCGCCATGATCTCGCTGGGCGGCGTGGTCACCAGCCAGTCGGTGCGCGTCGGCGGCGACGAGCTGGACGACGCGATCATCCAGTACATCAAGAAGGAGTACAGCCTCGCCCTCGGCGAGCGCACCGCCGAGGTCGTGAAGATGGAGCTCGGCTCGGCGTGGGAGCTGGAGCAGGAGCTGCAGGCCGAGATCCGCGGCCGCGACCTCGTCACCGGCCTCCCCAAGACGATCGTCACCTCGACCCACGAGATCCGCGAGGCCATCGAGGAGCCGGTCTCCTCGATCGTCGACGCCGTGAAGGTCACCCTCGACAAGACGCCGCCCGAGCTCGCCGCGGACGTCATGGAGCGCGGCATCGTCCTCGCCGGCGGCGGCGCGCTCCTCAAGGGCCTGCCCACCCGGCTGGCCCAGGAGACCGGGATGCCCATCCGGATCGCCCCGCGACCGCTCGAGGCGGTCGCGCTCGGCTCCGGCATGGCCCTCGAGGAGTTCCCGGCGCTCGAACAGGCCGGTCTGTTCTCCTCACACCGCGACTGA
- a CDS encoding bifunctional folylpolyglutamate synthase/dihydrofolate synthase, translating to MGIVDSLAWLDSHLDHESSSVGIAAGRVEGLDLAAMSELVGLLGDPQTDVPVIHVTGTNGKGSVTAMVVGLLQAHGLSVGSYTSPHLERINERMRRDGEPIDDQTLSEVLDGLRAVEPLLSSRPTWFELVTAAALRWFAEAPVDVAVVEVGLLGRYDATNVVEAQVAVVTGVGGDHTDFRPGWELAVAGEKAGIIGPDAAAVLGRMEPELRDVFRAEGPASLVAEDVDFEVLSSRPAIGGRLVEIAGVHERYDEIFLPLHGDVQAHNAAVAVAAVESFFDRALDPDLVRDGLALVRLEGRAEVVAHQPLVILDGAHNPDALRALGATLDDEFATVGSRTVVLGLLAGRDPDQAVEALSSLRPDLVVCTTADPDDRGLPAEVLAAACERAGLAHEAVATPAEAVARALAHAQEEDLVVVTGSFRLLGPARAVVAAALS from the coding sequence ATGGGCATCGTCGACTCGCTGGCCTGGCTCGACTCCCACCTGGACCACGAGTCCAGCTCCGTCGGCATCGCCGCGGGCCGGGTCGAGGGCTTGGACCTCGCCGCCATGTCGGAGCTGGTCGGGCTGCTCGGCGACCCGCAGACCGACGTGCCCGTCATCCACGTGACCGGCACGAACGGCAAGGGGTCGGTCACCGCGATGGTGGTGGGGCTGCTGCAGGCCCACGGGCTGAGCGTCGGCAGCTACACCAGCCCGCACCTCGAGCGCATCAACGAGCGGATGCGCCGCGACGGTGAGCCGATCGACGACCAGACGCTGTCCGAGGTCCTCGACGGGCTCCGCGCCGTCGAGCCGCTGCTCTCGTCGCGACCGACGTGGTTCGAGCTGGTGACCGCCGCCGCGCTCCGGTGGTTCGCCGAGGCGCCGGTCGACGTCGCGGTGGTCGAGGTCGGCCTGCTGGGGCGCTACGACGCCACGAACGTCGTCGAGGCCCAGGTCGCCGTGGTGACGGGCGTGGGCGGCGACCACACCGACTTCCGGCCCGGTTGGGAGCTGGCGGTGGCGGGGGAGAAGGCGGGCATCATCGGTCCTGACGCCGCGGCCGTGCTCGGCCGGATGGAGCCCGAGCTGCGCGACGTGTTCCGTGCCGAGGGCCCGGCCTCGCTCGTCGCCGAGGACGTCGACTTCGAGGTGCTGTCCAGCCGACCCGCCATCGGCGGGCGGCTCGTGGAGATCGCCGGGGTGCACGAGCGCTACGACGAGATCTTCCTGCCGCTGCACGGCGACGTGCAGGCGCACAACGCCGCCGTGGCCGTCGCCGCGGTCGAGTCGTTCTTCGACCGGGCGCTCGACCCCGACCTCGTCCGTGACGGGCTCGCGCTCGTCCGCCTCGAGGGGCGGGCCGAGGTGGTCGCCCACCAGCCGCTCGTGATCCTCGACGGCGCCCACAACCCCGACGCGCTGCGGGCGCTCGGCGCCACGCTCGACGACGAGTTCGCGACCGTGGGCTCACGGACCGTCGTGCTCGGCCTGCTCGCCGGCCGTGACCCCGATCAGGCCGTCGAGGCGCTCTCGTCGCTGCGGCCCGACCTGGTCGTGTGCACCACTGCCGATCCCGACGACCGGGGGCTGCCGGCCGAGGTCCTGGCGGCGGCCTGCGAGCGGGCCGGCCTGGCGCACGAGGCCGTCGCCACGCCGGCCGAGGCCGTGGCGCGGGCGCTGGCCCACGCCCAGGAGGAGGACCTCGTGGTCGTCACCGGCAGCTTCCGGCTGCTCGGCCCGGCACGGGCCGTGGTCGCCGCCGCCCTGTCCTGA
- the ndk gene encoding nucleoside-diphosphate kinase, with translation MTRTFIMCKPDAVERGLVGEIVSRIERKGLRIVAMDMRVPEVALVEAHYEEHADKPFFGELVTFLTRGPVVAMVVEGPDDGTWHLMRTLIGKTKVEDAQPGSIRGDFATTTNENLVHGSDGTESAAREIGLWFPGLA, from the coding sequence GTGACCAGGACCTTCATCATGTGCAAGCCCGACGCCGTGGAGCGGGGCCTGGTCGGCGAGATCGTGAGCCGCATCGAGCGCAAGGGCCTGCGGATCGTCGCCATGGACATGCGAGTCCCCGAGGTCGCGCTGGTCGAGGCGCACTACGAGGAGCACGCCGACAAGCCGTTCTTCGGCGAGCTCGTCACCTTCCTGACCCGGGGACCGGTCGTGGCCATGGTGGTCGAGGGCCCCGACGACGGCACGTGGCACCTGATGCGCACGCTGATCGGCAAGACGAAGGTCGAGGACGCCCAGCCGGGCTCGATCCGCGGCGACTTCGCCACCACCACCAACGAGAACCTGGTCCACGGCTCCGACGGCACCGAGTCGGCCGCCCGCGAGATCGGGCTCTGGTTCCCCGGCCTCGCCTGA
- the mrdA gene encoding penicillin-binding protein 2 produces MDTDSRQVRLSALGIVAVSLFLALFVRLWFLQGIDRQKFEVASASNRLRVIHEEGPRGRILDRNGKVIVDNRTSRVVALDREPLRKMDEEERTQHFDELAQTLTDLGRPTKVDLIQKRYADQRYAPQEYVPIVDDVTEEVEIYLSERADRFPGVVVETRAVRAYPYGSLAGQVLGYVGETNEKELAAKGGTLPAGATTTDPPATTTTIEGVPPKPYQPGDLIGKSGVEQSYEDYLRAVPGSRTIEVNAKGDLIDVVKQEEAKAGDDVWLSIDIDLQAQAERLLKAKIESLRGRTDRTTGAKLNVPQGSVVIQEPMTGQILAMASYPEFDPGQTVNGISSELWAQLNDPANGRPLYNWALQGAYAPGSTFKPFTAYAAMSSGLLPTGNESYVDNGVYKLKACKGTKCEYQNAGRNAHGRVNVPRSLTVSSDVYYYWIGEQFWVGRDRFGNTPIQDSAKGFGLGDRTGIKLLGENQGRLPTPEARREAYEANPEAFATGDWFTGDNIITAIGQGDVLVTPLQLADAYATLANGGTRFRPQIVSKVTRSKDPTLPPGQEGNFEVVTQVEPEELGKVAMTPEQYNQIVSGLVGVTQSGEGTASASWRASPTAWPMAGKTGTAQVKDKADTALFAGWGPVAPGGVPQYAISVIVPEAGFGGDVAAPLAFRILQPASSGQLVPACTVADRANCDLASIAASSASQRDVGSGGPG; encoded by the coding sequence ATGGACACTGACTCCCGCCAGGTCCGGCTCAGCGCGCTCGGCATCGTGGCCGTGTCGCTGTTCCTCGCGCTGTTCGTCCGCCTGTGGTTCCTGCAGGGGATCGACCGGCAGAAGTTCGAGGTCGCCTCGGCCTCGAACCGCCTGCGAGTGATCCACGAGGAGGGCCCCCGCGGCCGGATCCTCGACCGCAACGGCAAGGTCATCGTCGACAACCGGACCTCCCGGGTGGTGGCGCTCGACCGGGAGCCCCTGCGGAAGATGGACGAGGAGGAGCGGACGCAGCACTTCGACGAGCTGGCCCAGACCCTGACCGACCTCGGGCGGCCCACCAAGGTCGATCTCATCCAGAAGCGCTACGCCGACCAGCGCTACGCCCCGCAGGAGTACGTCCCGATCGTCGACGACGTCACCGAGGAGGTCGAGATCTACCTCTCGGAGCGGGCCGACCGGTTCCCCGGCGTCGTGGTCGAGACGCGCGCGGTGCGCGCGTACCCCTACGGCTCGCTGGCCGGGCAGGTGCTCGGCTACGTCGGCGAGACCAACGAGAAGGAGCTGGCCGCCAAGGGCGGCACGCTGCCGGCCGGCGCCACCACGACGGACCCGCCGGCCACCACGACGACGATCGAGGGTGTCCCGCCGAAGCCGTACCAGCCGGGCGACCTGATCGGGAAGTCCGGGGTGGAGCAGTCCTACGAGGACTACCTCCGGGCGGTCCCCGGCAGCCGCACGATCGAGGTGAACGCGAAGGGCGACCTCATCGACGTCGTGAAGCAGGAGGAGGCGAAGGCCGGCGACGACGTGTGGCTCAGCATCGACATCGACCTCCAGGCCCAGGCCGAGCGGCTGCTCAAGGCCAAGATCGAGTCGCTGCGCGGGCGGACCGATCGGACGACCGGCGCCAAGCTGAACGTGCCGCAGGGCTCGGTGGTGATCCAGGAGCCGATGACCGGGCAGATCCTGGCGATGGCGAGCTACCCGGAGTTCGATCCGGGGCAGACGGTGAACGGCATCTCGTCGGAGCTGTGGGCGCAGCTCAACGACCCGGCCAACGGACGGCCGCTCTACAACTGGGCCCTCCAGGGCGCCTACGCACCCGGGTCGACGTTCAAGCCGTTCACCGCGTACGCGGCGATGTCGAGCGGCCTGCTCCCCACCGGCAACGAGAGCTACGTGGACAACGGCGTCTACAAGCTGAAGGCGTGCAAGGGCACGAAGTGCGAGTACCAGAACGCCGGCCGCAACGCGCACGGCCGGGTCAACGTGCCGCGGTCGCTCACCGTGAGCTCGGACGTCTACTACTACTGGATCGGCGAGCAGTTCTGGGTCGGCCGCGACCGCTTCGGCAACACGCCGATCCAGGACTCGGCCAAGGGGTTCGGCCTCGGCGACCGCACCGGGATCAAGCTGCTGGGCGAGAACCAGGGTCGGCTCCCGACGCCCGAGGCGCGCCGCGAGGCGTACGAGGCGAACCCCGAGGCGTTCGCGACTGGCGACTGGTTCACCGGCGACAACATCATCACCGCCATCGGCCAGGGCGACGTGCTGGTGACGCCGCTGCAGCTGGCCGACGCCTACGCCACGCTGGCCAACGGTGGGACGCGCTTCCGGCCCCAGATCGTCTCGAAGGTCACCCGCAGCAAGGACCCGACCCTCCCGCCCGGCCAGGAGGGCAACTTCGAGGTGGTGACCCAGGTCGAGCCCGAGGAGCTGGGCAAGGTCGCCATGACGCCCGAGCAGTACAACCAGATCGTCAGCGGCCTCGTCGGTGTGACCCAGAGCGGCGAGGGCACGGCCTCGGCGTCCTGGCGGGCCAGCCCGACGGCGTGGCCGATGGCGGGCAAGACCGGCACGGCCCAGGTCAAGGACAAGGCCGACACGGCGCTCTTCGCCGGGTGGGGCCCGGTCGCGCCCGGCGGCGTGCCGCAGTACGCGATCAGCGTGATCGTGCCCGAGGCCGGCTTCGGCGGCGACGTCGCCGCCCCGCTCGCGTTCCGCATCCTCCAGCCGGCCAGCTCGGGCCAGCTCGTCCCGGCCTGCACGGTCGCGGACCGGGCCAACTGCGACCTCGCGTCGATCGCCGCCAGCAGCGCCAGCCAGCGCGACGTCGGTTCCGGAGGCCCGGGATGA
- the mreC gene encoding rod shape-determining protein MreC, protein MLLVLSLLAVTLITLDSRGVGVFDGIRGAAGDVFAPVGDAFAWVTTPVRNAWGGVSDYEDLEAENERLRERVAELEGNEDKAANAIEQLKRIQEQLNLGFVGDVPLQVARVASGPYSNFDSFRMEIDKGSDAGLAVGMPVVANAGETGGGLVGRLERVSRTRSVVQLATDPDFGIGVRLASTQDVGFGHGGGDSDRFVVDKGIEIGDPIQPGEVVLTSGLENSVMPPDIPVGTVDKASPNGSTGLQVLLVNYAVDFSQLDVVQVMKWTPQR, encoded by the coding sequence GTGCTGCTCGTCCTCAGCCTGCTGGCCGTCACGCTGATCACCCTCGACTCGCGGGGCGTCGGCGTGTTCGACGGGATCCGCGGCGCCGCCGGCGACGTCTTCGCCCCGGTCGGCGACGCGTTCGCCTGGGTGACGACGCCGGTGCGCAACGCCTGGGGCGGCGTGTCGGACTACGAGGACCTCGAGGCCGAGAACGAGCGCCTTCGCGAGCGGGTGGCAGAGCTCGAGGGCAACGAGGACAAGGCGGCCAACGCGATCGAGCAGCTCAAGCGCATCCAGGAGCAGCTCAACCTCGGCTTCGTCGGCGACGTGCCGCTCCAGGTGGCGAGGGTGGCGTCCGGGCCCTACTCGAACTTCGACTCCTTCCGGATGGAGATCGACAAGGGGAGCGACGCCGGCCTGGCGGTCGGGATGCCGGTCGTGGCCAACGCCGGGGAGACCGGTGGCGGCCTGGTCGGTCGGCTCGAGCGCGTCAGCCGGACGCGGTCGGTGGTGCAGCTGGCCACCGACCCCGACTTCGGCATCGGCGTCCGCCTGGCCAGCACCCAGGACGTGGGGTTCGGGCACGGCGGCGGCGACTCCGACCGCTTCGTGGTCGACAAGGGGATCGAGATCGGCGACCCCATCCAACCCGGCGAGGTGGTGCTGACGAGCGGCCTCGAGAACTCGGTCATGCCGCCCGACATCCCGGTCGGCACCGTCGACAAGGCGAGCCCGAACGGGAGCACCGGCCTGCAGGTCCTGCTCGTGAACTACGCGGTCGACTTCTCCCAGCTCGACGTCGTGCAGGTGATGAAGTGGACGCCGCAGCGGTGA
- the rodA gene encoding rod shape-determining protein RodA: MTRTFTGTDRFRSRDLSAPWRHVDVALLVVVGLIVVMGTAMVYSATRNMDGGTGYMLRQGMFIILGLGLMAGLALVDYRRIADWWQLIYGLSLVAMAGVFTPLGSVVNGTKGWYRFGPFSLQPAEFAKLGVIIAVAAYLGHQEKVDLRRLAVALGLFAVPTAMTLLQPDLGSALVFIVIALGMLVVGGVQMRHLLVLVVLGLVAVFGILNSGTLDQYQKDRLTSFVTPNGQSYNVEQAQQAIGSGGLTGYGYTKGPQTRGGYVPEQETDFIFTVAGEELGFVGAGSLVILLGLLVWRIWRVAQLAADPLGTLICVGIMSMFLFHIFENIGMTLGIMPVTGIPLPFVSYGGSSLMTSFAAVGLVQSVHMHRYA, translated from the coding sequence ATGACCAGGACCTTCACCGGTACCGACCGGTTCCGCTCCCGCGACCTCTCGGCGCCCTGGCGCCACGTGGACGTCGCGCTGCTCGTCGTCGTCGGGCTCATCGTCGTGATGGGGACGGCGATGGTGTACAGCGCCACCCGCAACATGGACGGCGGCACCGGCTACATGCTTCGCCAGGGGATGTTCATCATCCTCGGCCTCGGCCTGATGGCCGGCCTCGCCCTCGTCGACTACCGGCGGATCGCGGACTGGTGGCAGCTGATCTACGGCCTGTCGCTCGTCGCCATGGCGGGCGTCTTCACACCGCTCGGCTCCGTCGTGAACGGCACGAAGGGCTGGTACCGCTTCGGCCCGTTCTCGCTCCAGCCGGCCGAGTTCGCCAAGCTCGGCGTGATCATCGCGGTCGCCGCGTACCTCGGCCACCAGGAGAAGGTCGACCTGCGGCGCCTCGCCGTGGCGCTGGGCCTGTTCGCCGTCCCGACCGCGATGACGCTGCTGCAGCCCGACCTCGGCTCGGCGCTGGTGTTCATCGTGATCGCGCTCGGCATGCTCGTCGTGGGCGGCGTGCAGATGCGCCACCTGCTCGTGCTGGTCGTGCTGGGGCTGGTGGCGGTGTTCGGCATCCTCAACTCGGGCACGCTCGACCAGTACCAGAAGGACCGGCTGACCTCGTTCGTGACCCCCAACGGCCAGTCGTACAACGTCGAGCAGGCCCAGCAGGCCATCGGCTCCGGCGGCCTGACCGGCTACGGGTACACCAAGGGGCCCCAGACCCGGGGCGGCTACGTGCCCGAGCAGGAGACCGACTTCATCTTCACCGTCGCGGGGGAAGAGCTCGGTTTCGTGGGCGCCGGGTCGCTCGTCATCCTCCTCGGGCTCCTGGTCTGGCGGATCTGGCGGGTCGCCCAGCTCGCCGCGGACCCGCTGGGGACCCTGATCTGCGTCGGGATCATGTCGATGTTCCTGTTCCACATCTTCGAGAACATCGGGATGACGCTCGGGATCATGCCGGTGACCGGCATCCCGCTGCCCTTCGTGTCCTACGGCGGCTCCTCGCTGATGACGTCGTTCGCCGCGGTCGGCCTGGTGCAGTCGGTCCACATGCACCGCTACGCCTGA